From a region of the Geothrix sp. 21YS21S-2 genome:
- a CDS encoding MFS transporter gives MASRPHHTTLAADRVPVRQKIAYGLGAIVTIVAVNSVVQLTSLVYVVGLGISAIWIGYAQAIPRLWDALVDPFLGNLSDNSRSRFGRRIPFLVVGGILLGVAFTLLWTVPRDWSRPAMFGYFIATSLFFYTVVPIYSIPHGALGLEMTEDYHEKTSIFAYASFIGNVGAFFLPWVYYLANRPVFHGDTVAGIKWVCLGMSFFLTGSALVCALVCKEGKLTQARKQERIPILKGFRATYRNRAFLKLVAAFTLLIVGFQVVMGFSNFTTIFYLFGGDKDAASSLMAQNGTLWAAVGIAGVFPMLWLSKHLGKKGTVILSFSVIAGGNLLKLVCYNRAWPRLTFLPTICLSLGMVFCFSLVNSMISDICDEEEARVGTRQEGVYFAVYNWWWKVGVSIASVTGGYLLRWTGFLEGVGTQTASTMFWIRFWEIGLPTALCLAGIFLLASYPLTEEKAYETKALLAGRKDAAAAT, from the coding sequence ATGGCCAGCCGCCCCCACCACACGACCCTCGCCGCCGACCGGGTTCCCGTCCGGCAGAAGATCGCCTACGGGCTGGGGGCGATCGTCACGATCGTGGCGGTGAATTCCGTCGTCCAGCTCACGAGCCTCGTCTACGTCGTGGGACTGGGCATCAGCGCCATCTGGATCGGGTACGCCCAGGCCATCCCCCGCCTCTGGGACGCGCTCGTGGACCCCTTCCTGGGCAACCTCTCGGACAACAGCCGCTCGCGCTTCGGGCGCCGGATCCCCTTCCTCGTGGTGGGCGGGATCCTCCTGGGCGTGGCCTTCACGCTCCTGTGGACGGTGCCCAGGGACTGGAGCCGGCCGGCGATGTTCGGCTACTTCATCGCCACCTCCCTGTTCTTCTACACCGTCGTCCCCATCTACTCCATCCCCCACGGCGCGCTGGGCCTGGAGATGACCGAGGACTACCACGAGAAGACCAGCATCTTCGCCTACGCCAGCTTCATCGGCAACGTGGGCGCCTTCTTCCTTCCCTGGGTGTACTACCTGGCCAACAGGCCGGTGTTCCACGGCGACACCGTCGCCGGGATCAAGTGGGTGTGCCTGGGCATGAGCTTCTTCCTGACGGGTTCCGCGCTGGTGTGCGCCCTGGTGTGCAAGGAGGGCAAGCTGACCCAGGCCCGCAAGCAGGAGCGGATCCCCATCCTCAAGGGCTTCCGCGCCACCTACCGGAACCGCGCCTTCCTGAAGCTGGTGGCCGCCTTCACCCTGCTCATCGTGGGCTTCCAGGTGGTGATGGGCTTCAGCAACTTCACGACGATCTTCTACCTCTTCGGAGGCGACAAGGACGCCGCCTCCAGCCTCATGGCCCAGAACGGAACCCTGTGGGCCGCCGTGGGCATCGCCGGCGTGTTCCCGATGCTCTGGCTCTCGAAGCACCTGGGCAAGAAGGGCACCGTGATCCTCAGCTTCTCCGTCATCGCCGGCGGCAACCTGCTCAAGCTCGTGTGCTACAACCGCGCGTGGCCGCGGCTCACCTTCCTGCCGACGATCTGCCTGTCGCTGGGGATGGTGTTCTGCTTCTCGCTGGTGAACTCCATGATCTCGGACATCTGCGACGAGGAGGAGGCGCGGGTGGGGACCCGCCAGGAGGGCGTCTACTTCGCCGTCTACAACTGGTGGTGGAAGGTGGGCGTCTCCATCGCCTCCGTCACCGGCGGCTACCTGCTCCGGTGGACGGGCTTCCTGGAGGGCGTCGGGACCCAGACGGCGAGCACGATGTTCTGGATCCGGTTCTGGGAGATCGGACTGCCGACGGCGCTTTGCCTGGCGGGGATCTTCCTGCTGGCGAGCTATCCGCTGACGGAGGAGAAGGCCTACGAGACCAAGGCCCTGCTGGCCGGGCGCAAGGATGCCGCCGCGGCGACCTGA
- a CDS encoding glucoamylase family protein has translation MGTFTFFTKASVGLAMLLAVSTACGAAKPAPPVPELSDQAFIELLEQRTFQFFWDTADPGTGLIPDRHPTPSFASISAVGFGLTAYVIGAERGYVTRDQAAQRVLKTLRFLERAPQGPDPVNASGYRGFYYHFLDMKTGLRFKNVELSTIDTALLIAGALTCQAYFDRPAEAEIRAIASRLNERVEWTWAMPRANRVSMGWTPEEGFNTWDWHGYMEAMLLEFLAMGSPTHPIPPAAWPEYTKSQVWGTFQGQASFQFGPLFGHQFSHVWVDFRGVRDASAAAAGIDYAEETRRATLAQRSYAMANPGNWKGYGPNIWGISACDGPSDAVLTVDGVRRTFLTYAARGAAANGILDDGTITPNAAAGSLPFTPEISLPALQEMRRRFGDSLFSTYGFLDAFNETFPAGAPAHHGRSVPGLGWVDTDYLGIDQGLILGMVENYRSGLVWSLLRKDPTLQRGMRLAGFKGGWLDVSAAKKP, from the coding sequence ATGGGAACGTTTACATTTTTCACCAAGGCGTCCGTAGGCCTGGCGATGCTGCTGGCGGTGTCCACCGCCTGCGGCGCCGCCAAGCCCGCCCCTCCCGTGCCGGAGCTTTCGGACCAGGCATTCATTGAACTGCTGGAACAGCGGACGTTCCAGTTCTTCTGGGACACGGCGGATCCGGGGACGGGACTCATCCCGGACCGCCATCCCACCCCCTCCTTCGCCAGCATCTCGGCGGTGGGGTTCGGGCTCACCGCCTACGTCATCGGCGCCGAGCGCGGCTACGTCACCCGCGACCAGGCCGCGCAGCGGGTCCTCAAGACCCTGCGCTTCCTGGAGCGGGCCCCCCAGGGCCCCGATCCGGTCAACGCCTCGGGCTACCGGGGCTTCTACTACCACTTCCTCGACATGAAGACCGGGCTCCGGTTCAAGAACGTCGAGCTCTCCACCATCGACACGGCCCTGCTCATCGCCGGCGCCCTCACCTGCCAGGCCTACTTCGACCGGCCCGCCGAGGCCGAGATCCGCGCCATCGCGTCCCGCCTCAACGAGCGGGTCGAGTGGACCTGGGCCATGCCCCGCGCCAACCGCGTCAGCATGGGCTGGACGCCCGAGGAGGGCTTCAACACCTGGGACTGGCACGGCTACATGGAGGCGATGCTCCTCGAGTTCCTGGCCATGGGCTCGCCCACCCACCCCATCCCCCCCGCCGCCTGGCCCGAGTACACGAAGTCCCAGGTCTGGGGCACCTTCCAGGGCCAGGCCTCCTTCCAGTTCGGCCCGCTCTTCGGGCACCAGTTCTCCCACGTCTGGGTCGACTTCCGCGGCGTGCGCGACGCCTCCGCGGCGGCAGCGGGCATCGACTACGCCGAGGAGACCCGCCGGGCCACCCTGGCCCAACGTTCCTACGCCATGGCCAACCCCGGCAACTGGAAGGGCTACGGCCCGAACATCTGGGGCATCTCGGCCTGCGACGGACCCTCCGACGCCGTCCTCACCGTGGACGGGGTCCGTCGCACCTTTCTCACCTACGCCGCCCGGGGCGCCGCCGCGAACGGCATCCTGGACGACGGCACCATCACCCCCAACGCGGCCGCGGGCTCCCTGCCCTTCACGCCGGAGATCTCCCTGCCGGCCCTGCAGGAGATGCGCCGCCGCTTCGGGGACAGCCTCTTCTCGACGTACGGCTTCCTGGACGCCTTCAACGAGACCTTCCCCGCGGGGGCCCCGGCCCATCACGGGCGCAGCGTCCCGGGCCTGGGCTGGGTGGACACCGACTACCTGGGCATCGACCAGGGCCTGATCCTGGGCATGGTCGAGAACTACCGCTCGGGCCTGGTCTGGAGCCTTCTCAGGAAGGACCCCACGCTCCAGCGGGGCATGCGCCTGGCCGGGTTCAAGGGCGGCTGGCTCGACGTTTCCGCGGCGAAGAAGCCATGA
- a CDS encoding SDR family NAD(P)-dependent oxidoreductase, translated as MLLAGRTILVTGGSRGIGAATARRLAGHGAAVAVNYASNEAAARGVVEAITAAGGRAVAIQADARDPVQVEALFRQAEAALGPIDTLVLNANMSFPVALFTAMPWEGFQQKLLGELASAFHACKAAVPGMIQRRKGCIIAVSSGLSRQPGEGFSAHTTAKSGLDALMKSLALELGPHGIRVNVVAPGLTETDATAHFPEAAKTAAGSRLPLRRIGQPDDVAGIIALVASDEAGYLTGQYLSAGGGGMML; from the coding sequence ATGCTGCTCGCAGGACGCACCATCCTCGTCACCGGCGGAAGCCGGGGCATCGGCGCCGCCACCGCGCGCCGTCTCGCCGGCCACGGCGCCGCCGTCGCGGTGAACTACGCTTCCAACGAGGCAGCGGCCCGCGGCGTCGTTGAAGCCATCACGGCCGCGGGCGGCCGGGCCGTCGCCATCCAGGCCGACGCCCGGGACCCCGTCCAGGTCGAGGCCCTTTTCAGGCAGGCCGAGGCCGCCCTGGGCCCCATCGACACCCTGGTGCTCAACGCCAACATGAGCTTCCCCGTGGCCCTCTTCACCGCGATGCCCTGGGAGGGGTTCCAGCAGAAGCTCCTGGGCGAGCTGGCCTCGGCCTTCCACGCGTGCAAGGCGGCGGTGCCCGGCATGATCCAGCGGCGGAAGGGCTGCATCATCGCCGTGAGCAGCGGCCTCTCCCGGCAGCCCGGGGAGGGCTTCTCGGCCCACACCACCGCCAAGTCGGGCCTGGACGCCCTGATGAAGTCCCTCGCCCTGGAGCTCGGCCCCCACGGCATCCGGGTGAACGTCGTGGCCCCCGGCCTCACGGAGACCGACGCCACCGCCCACTTCCCCGAGGCGGCCAAGACCGCCGCGGGAAGCCGGCTGCCCCTGAGGCGCATCGGCCAGCCCGATGACGTGGCGGGGATCATTGCGCTGGTGGCCTCGGACGAGGCCGGGTACCTCACCGGCCAGTACCTGTCCGCCGGGGGCGGCGGGATGATGCTCTAG
- a CDS encoding NADH-quinone oxidoreductase subunit C encodes MTLQPFRNGQRLPLKEIRDLRWPDFREAVVQGLTGGARLACLCADGDLNLYAVLAEDGHGRLLAGRTHLDGPRYPAFTPRFPQAHLFERELAEHGGIVPEGHPWLQPVREPRRHAYYHTSGEEVHEVSVGPVHAGVIEPGHFRFQCHGEKVLHLEIVLGYQHRGVERALLGGPHPLSLKHAETAAGDSSIAHGWAHCRILEALSGAQVPPRSDLVRGVALELERAANHTGDLGALAGDVGFQPTSALCGLVRGDWLNLTAAVCGSRLGRDWLRPGGLRMDLEPGRARALAPRLAGVWAETRQAVQLLWDAASAMNRFEAAGALDPIAAREIGLVGVPARACGLDLDVRRDHPFGPYGLRPVVPALAQSGNVFSRAWVRWLELAESHRFIDEGLAALAELPCDPAPAPPPALEPESFCVSLVEGWRGEVLHLAITDARGRFRLYKLVDPSFHNWMGLALAMREGQISDFPLCNKSFNLSYCGHDL; translated from the coding sequence ATGACCCTGCAGCCCTTCCGCAACGGGCAGAGGCTGCCCCTGAAGGAGATCCGGGACCTCCGGTGGCCGGACTTCCGGGAGGCCGTGGTCCAGGGGCTCACCGGCGGCGCGCGCCTGGCCTGCCTCTGCGCGGACGGCGACCTCAACCTCTACGCCGTCCTGGCCGAGGACGGCCACGGCCGGCTCCTGGCGGGGCGCACGCACCTGGACGGCCCGCGGTATCCGGCCTTCACGCCGAGGTTCCCCCAGGCCCACCTCTTCGAGCGGGAGCTGGCCGAGCACGGCGGCATCGTCCCGGAAGGCCATCCCTGGCTCCAGCCCGTGCGCGAGCCCCGGCGCCACGCGTACTACCACACCAGCGGGGAGGAGGTGCACGAGGTCTCGGTGGGCCCCGTCCACGCCGGCGTGATCGAGCCGGGCCACTTCCGCTTCCAGTGCCACGGCGAGAAGGTGCTCCACCTGGAGATCGTCCTGGGCTACCAGCACCGCGGCGTCGAGCGCGCCCTGCTCGGGGGCCCGCACCCCCTCAGCCTGAAGCACGCGGAGACCGCCGCCGGGGATTCCTCCATCGCCCACGGGTGGGCGCACTGCCGGATCCTGGAGGCCCTTTCGGGCGCCCAGGTGCCGCCCCGCTCGGACCTGGTGCGCGGCGTGGCCCTGGAACTGGAGCGGGCTGCGAACCACACCGGAGACCTGGGCGCCCTGGCCGGGGACGTCGGGTTCCAGCCCACCTCCGCCCTCTGCGGGCTGGTGCGGGGCGACTGGCTGAACCTTACCGCGGCCGTGTGCGGCAGCCGCCTGGGCCGGGACTGGCTGCGGCCCGGGGGCCTGCGCATGGACCTGGAGCCCGGCCGCGCCCGGGCCCTGGCCCCGCGCCTGGCCGGGGTGTGGGCCGAGACGCGGCAGGCCGTCCAGCTCCTGTGGGACGCCGCCTCGGCCATGAACCGCTTCGAGGCCGCCGGAGCGCTGGATCCCATCGCGGCCCGGGAGATCGGCCTCGTGGGGGTCCCCGCCCGGGCCTGCGGCCTGGACCTGGACGTGCGCCGGGACCACCCCTTCGGGCCCTACGGGCTCCGCCCCGTCGTCCCCGCCCTGGCGCAGAGCGGCAACGTCTTCTCCCGCGCCTGGGTGCGGTGGCTGGAACTGGCTGAAAGCCACCGCTTCATCGACGAGGGCCTGGCGGCCCTCGCGGAGCTCCCCTGCGATCCGGCCCCGGCCCCCCCGCCGGCCCTGGAGCCCGAGAGCTTCTGCGTGTCCCTGGTGGAGGGCTGGCGCGGCGAGGTGCTCCACCTGGCCATCACCGACGCCCGGGGCCGGTTCCGCCTCTACAAGCTCGTCGACCCCTCCTTCCACAACTGGATGGGCCTGGCCCTGGCCATGCGGGAGGGCCAGATCTCGGACTTCCCGCTGTGCAACAAGAGCTTCAACCTCTCCTATTGCGGGCATGATCTCTGA
- a CDS encoding LacI family DNA-binding transcriptional regulator translates to MTERPQEGAASHDDRAEVTIHDVARMANVSIATVSRVLNGSNPVKGATSTRVQEAIESLGYIPHSGARGLIKKETRTIGALLPDMFGEFFSEVIRGLDQVARNRHYSLLVTCTHGDMESAEAMLRTMHGKVDGLVILSSELEVHEGMARLLRRTPAVFLSQVAGGLEERFDSISVDNHGGALSMVRYLIGLGHARIAFIRGPENNTDAQQRLQGYREAMAALPGTRECTLEAQGDFGEASGYRAACRLLKAPVRPTAIFAANDDMAIGALAALKDQGLRVPEDISLAGFDDVPIVRYLTPALTSIRAPISDLGARAAERLLTVIESGGAVQPRQQTLEVLLVPRGSTCPPLSGSGGQ, encoded by the coding sequence ATGACGGAGCGCCCCCAGGAAGGTGCCGCCAGCCACGACGACCGGGCCGAGGTGACCATCCACGACGTGGCCCGCATGGCGAACGTCTCCATCGCCACCGTGTCCCGGGTGCTCAACGGCAGCAACCCGGTCAAGGGCGCCACGAGCACCCGCGTCCAGGAGGCCATCGAGAGCCTCGGCTACATCCCCCACAGCGGCGCCCGGGGCCTGATCAAGAAGGAGACCCGCACCATCGGGGCCCTCCTGCCCGACATGTTCGGCGAGTTCTTCTCGGAGGTGATCCGGGGCCTCGACCAGGTGGCGCGGAACCGGCACTACAGCCTGCTGGTGACCTGCACCCACGGGGACATGGAGTCCGCCGAGGCGATGCTCAGGACCATGCACGGGAAGGTGGACGGGCTGGTGATCCTGTCCTCCGAGCTGGAGGTCCACGAGGGCATGGCCCGGCTTCTCCGGCGCACCCCGGCGGTCTTCCTCAGCCAGGTGGCGGGGGGCCTGGAGGAGCGCTTCGATTCCATCAGCGTCGACAACCACGGCGGCGCCCTGTCCATGGTGCGCTACCTCATCGGCCTGGGCCACGCGCGCATCGCCTTCATCCGCGGGCCCGAGAACAACACCGACGCCCAGCAGCGCCTCCAGGGCTACCGGGAGGCCATGGCGGCCCTTCCCGGAACGCGGGAATGCACCCTGGAGGCCCAGGGCGACTTCGGGGAGGCCTCGGGCTACCGCGCCGCGTGCCGCCTCCTGAAGGCCCCGGTCCGCCCCACCGCCATCTTCGCGGCCAACGACGACATGGCCATCGGGGCGCTGGCCGCCCTGAAGGACCAGGGCCTCCGGGTCCCCGAGGACATCTCCCTGGCGGGCTTCGACGACGTGCCCATCGTGCGGTACCTGACCCCCGCCCTCACCTCCATCCGCGCGCCCATCTCCGACCTGGGCGCCAGGGCCGCCGAGAGGCTGCTGACGGTCATCGAGTCCGGCGGCGCCGTCCAGCCCCGGCAGCAGACCCTCGAAGTGCTCCTGGTCCCCCGCGGCTCCACCTGCCCGCCCCTTTCCGGAAGCGGGGGTCAATGA
- a CDS encoding carboxypeptidase regulatory-like domain-containing protein: MSRTLRARVSAAHIPAFAAALIAMGAAPCLMAQTTTAILRGHVRLAGNAVGGARVTAVNKAKGFTTIAVAKADGTYHLTLEPATYTLTATAPGSGTAVKSVRVQVGQALDLDFALAPQAAAVVEVTGSLVELRSAEVATNITLEQLEDLPQGNRNFLNYAALAPGIKLSNDEMNQSFSSGGQTNQRVNIFIDGASYKSDLLSGGTVGQDSSRGNPFPLGAVQEFRVMTENYKAEYQKASGAVISAVTKSGTNDFHGDLFVYYQNKSLVSNNYFAEKRGQPKPEYSRTQEGFSAGGPIIKDKMHYFVSYEGNQQNRDNQVFLGGGKISGASPALVSQLKSYAGNYGSPFRSNLLFAKVDYQIDTAHVLEYSLNLRSEHEKRDFGGQTTFENGSDMSNKVFTTSLKDKFTTANWVNEFMVTYQKSEWNPKAINPDLVAKNYFGILVTGGHTDQQDFVQKRISLRDDFSYVAVANHSFKFGGNIDFMDYGIKKYQVGNPVFNFDPNIDPTLTIPFQAQYGTGNPDMSATNKQIGWYAQDDWNVTPRLLVNLGLRWDFEADMFNKDYVTPQAVVTALGSTYDSKYFSNGSQRKPFYGAFQPRIGFSYDVKGDGTAVVFGGVGRYYDRESFNNVLDERFRLQYGVRTFTFSADGSPVNGTPAIKWDPKYMSKDGLNGLIAQGVAPNPEVFLLDNNAKPAHSDQVSLGFRTKVGSVNASVTFTDVRSFDAITWKWGNRDAQLNYIPVPGYSNVLLSDTKKTWYDAMYVVVEKPFTEASGWGAGVHYTLSSAKQTGNDLFSLDFVNADAYGKHPTADDERNRLVMDGIVSLPFGFRLSGLITLSSGLPYTLWDVTNGWGYNQRHFHYNAGRPQKFSFIIPDAWGYRSVDLKLQKDFRIGKTKLGVNVEALNVFNYHNFIYGWDSGYIDGSAGAAAKFGQPVDAMTGRRIQFGATFQF, from the coding sequence ATGAGCCGAACCCTCCGAGCCAGGGTTAGCGCAGCCCATATCCCCGCCTTCGCGGCGGCCCTCATCGCCATGGGCGCCGCCCCATGCCTCATGGCCCAGACCACCACGGCCATCCTCCGGGGCCACGTCCGGCTCGCCGGGAACGCCGTGGGCGGCGCCAGGGTCACGGCCGTGAACAAGGCCAAGGGCTTCACCACCATCGCGGTGGCCAAGGCCGACGGCACGTACCACCTCACGCTGGAGCCGGCGACCTACACCCTCACCGCCACCGCCCCGGGCTCCGGCACCGCCGTCAAGTCCGTGCGCGTGCAGGTGGGCCAGGCCCTCGACCTGGACTTCGCCCTGGCGCCCCAGGCCGCCGCGGTCGTGGAGGTCACGGGCTCCCTCGTCGAGCTCCGCTCCGCCGAAGTGGCCACCAACATCACCCTCGAGCAGCTCGAGGACCTGCCCCAGGGCAACCGCAACTTCCTGAACTACGCCGCCCTGGCCCCCGGCATCAAGCTCTCCAACGACGAGATGAACCAGTCCTTCTCCTCCGGAGGCCAGACCAACCAGCGCGTCAACATCTTCATCGACGGCGCCAGCTACAAGAGCGACCTCCTCTCCGGCGGCACCGTCGGCCAGGACAGCAGCCGCGGCAACCCCTTCCCCCTGGGCGCCGTGCAGGAATTCCGCGTGATGACCGAGAACTACAAGGCCGAATACCAGAAGGCCTCGGGCGCCGTCATCAGCGCCGTCACCAAGTCCGGCACCAACGACTTCCACGGCGACCTCTTCGTCTACTACCAGAACAAGTCCCTGGTCTCGAACAACTACTTCGCCGAGAAGCGCGGCCAGCCCAAGCCCGAATACTCCCGCACCCAGGAGGGCTTCAGCGCAGGCGGCCCGATCATCAAGGACAAGATGCACTACTTCGTGTCCTATGAAGGCAACCAGCAGAACCGCGACAACCAGGTCTTCCTGGGCGGCGGCAAAATCAGCGGCGCCTCGCCCGCCCTGGTGAGCCAGCTGAAGAGCTACGCCGGCAACTACGGCTCCCCCTTCCGGTCCAACCTCCTGTTCGCCAAGGTGGACTACCAGATCGACACCGCCCACGTGCTGGAGTACTCCCTCAACCTGCGCTCCGAGCACGAGAAGCGCGACTTCGGCGGCCAGACCACGTTCGAGAACGGTTCGGACATGTCCAACAAGGTCTTCACCACGAGCCTGAAGGACAAGTTCACCACGGCCAACTGGGTCAACGAGTTCATGGTCACCTACCAGAAATCGGAGTGGAATCCCAAGGCCATCAACCCCGATCTCGTCGCCAAGAACTACTTCGGCATCCTGGTCACCGGCGGCCACACCGACCAGCAGGACTTCGTCCAGAAGCGCATCTCCCTGCGCGACGACTTCTCCTACGTCGCCGTGGCGAACCACAGCTTCAAGTTCGGCGGCAACATCGACTTCATGGACTACGGGATCAAGAAGTACCAGGTGGGCAACCCCGTGTTCAACTTCGACCCCAACATCGACCCCACCCTCACCATCCCCTTCCAGGCCCAGTACGGCACGGGCAACCCCGACATGAGCGCCACCAACAAGCAGATCGGCTGGTACGCCCAGGACGACTGGAACGTCACCCCCCGCCTCCTGGTGAACCTCGGCCTGCGCTGGGACTTCGAGGCCGACATGTTCAACAAGGACTATGTCACCCCGCAGGCCGTGGTGACGGCGCTCGGCTCCACGTACGACTCCAAGTACTTCTCCAACGGCAGCCAGCGCAAGCCCTTCTACGGCGCCTTCCAGCCCCGCATCGGCTTCTCCTACGACGTCAAGGGCGACGGCACGGCGGTGGTGTTCGGCGGCGTGGGCCGCTACTACGACCGCGAGTCCTTCAACAACGTGCTCGACGAGCGCTTCCGCCTGCAGTACGGCGTGCGCACCTTCACCTTCTCCGCCGACGGTTCCCCCGTGAACGGCACCCCCGCCATCAAGTGGGACCCCAAGTACATGTCCAAGGACGGCCTGAACGGCCTCATCGCCCAGGGCGTGGCCCCCAACCCCGAGGTCTTCCTCCTCGACAACAACGCCAAGCCCGCCCACTCCGACCAGGTCAGCCTGGGCTTCCGGACGAAGGTCGGCAGCGTCAACGCCTCGGTCACCTTCACGGACGTGCGCAGCTTCGACGCGATCACCTGGAAGTGGGGCAACCGCGACGCCCAGCTGAACTACATCCCCGTCCCCGGCTACTCCAACGTCCTGCTCAGCGACACCAAGAAGACCTGGTACGACGCGATGTACGTGGTCGTGGAGAAGCCCTTCACCGAGGCCTCGGGCTGGGGCGCCGGCGTCCACTACACGCTCTCGAGCGCCAAGCAGACCGGCAACGACCTGTTCAGCCTCGATTTCGTCAACGCGGACGCCTACGGCAAGCACCCCACCGCCGACGACGAGCGCAACCGCCTGGTCATGGACGGCATCGTGAGCCTGCCCTTCGGCTTCCGCCTCAGCGGCCTGATCACCCTCAGCTCCGGCCTGCCCTACACCCTGTGGGACGTGACCAACGGCTGGGGCTACAACCAGCGCCACTTCCACTACAACGCCGGCCGCCCCCAGAAGTTCAGCTTCATCATCCCCGACGCCTGGGGCTACCGCTCCGTCGACCTGAAGCTCCAGAAGGACTTCCGGATCGGCAAGACCAAGCTGGGCGTGAACGTGGAGGCGCTCAACGTCTTCAACTATCACAACTTCATTTATGGCTGGGATTCGGGGTACATTGACGGATCCGCCGGCGCGGCCGCGAAGTTCGGCCAGCCCGTGGACGCCATGACCGGCCGCCGCATCCAGTTCGGCGCCACGTTCCAGTTCTGA